The following proteins are encoded in a genomic region of Reichenbachiella sp.:
- a CDS encoding dipeptidase, producing MKAINYISDNKQRFLDELFDLLRIPSVSADSKFDGDVRKAAEFIKEKFESAGVDKAEICETAGHPVVYAEKMVDASLPTVLVYGHYDVQPADPYELWDSPPFEPVIKNDKIYARGACDDKGQMYMHVKAFEAMMANDELPCNVKFMIEGEEEVGSENLGVFVKANKEKLKADVIVISDTGIISNDCPSMTVGLRGLSYLEVEVVGPNRDLHSGMYGGAVGNPINTLCDMISSLIDEKGHITIPGFYDKVLELTQAEREAMAKAPFDLEEYKKELDIADVKGEEGFTTLERIGIRPTLDVNGIWGGYTGEGAKTVLPSKAYAKISTRLVPNQNSDEITELVKNHIESIAPAHVKVKVTPHHGGEAAVIPTDSDGFKAASKAFVQAWGKEPIPMRDGGSIPIVALFQDVLGLDSVMLGFGLDEDAIHSPNESYGVFNYMKGIETITWFYKYFAETK from the coding sequence ATGAAAGCAATAAACTATATATCAGACAACAAACAAAGGTTCCTAGATGAGCTGTTCGACCTGCTCAGAATACCATCCGTAAGTGCTGACTCCAAATTTGATGGCGATGTACGCAAAGCGGCTGAGTTTATCAAAGAAAAATTTGAATCTGCTGGTGTGGACAAAGCCGAAATCTGTGAGACTGCGGGACATCCTGTGGTTTACGCTGAAAAAATGGTGGATGCCAGCTTACCTACAGTCTTGGTATATGGGCACTACGATGTGCAGCCTGCCGATCCTTACGAACTGTGGGATTCTCCTCCATTCGAACCGGTGATCAAAAACGACAAGATCTATGCCCGTGGTGCCTGCGACGACAAAGGTCAGATGTATATGCATGTGAAGGCCTTCGAAGCCATGATGGCCAATGATGAATTGCCTTGCAACGTTAAATTCATGATCGAAGGTGAAGAGGAAGTAGGCTCTGAAAACTTAGGCGTATTTGTAAAAGCCAATAAAGAAAAGCTCAAAGCTGATGTAATTGTGATATCTGATACAGGCATTATCAGCAACGACTGCCCGTCGATGACAGTAGGATTGAGAGGATTGAGTTACCTTGAAGTAGAGGTAGTAGGACCAAATAGAGATCTACACTCGGGCATGTACGGTGGTGCTGTCGGTAACCCGATCAACACGTTATGTGATATGATTTCATCTTTGATCGATGAGAAGGGACATATCACCATTCCTGGTTTTTACGACAAGGTGCTAGAGCTGACTCAGGCAGAAAGAGAGGCCATGGCCAAAGCGCCATTCGATTTAGAAGAATATAAAAAGGAACTTGACATCGCCGATGTAAAAGGCGAAGAGGGATTTACCACTTTAGAGAGAATCGGCATTCGACCAACGCTAGATGTGAACGGCATCTGGGGCGGCTATACAGGTGAAGGAGCTAAGACGGTTTTGCCATCGAAGGCTTACGCCAAGATCTCCACTCGACTGGTACCCAACCAAAACAGCGACGAAATCACTGAATTGGTAAAAAACCATATCGAAAGCATTGCACCTGCTCACGTGAAGGTAAAAGTAACGCCTCATCACGGCGGAGAAGCAGCAGTGATCCCTACAGATTCTGATGGCTTCAAAGCAGCCAGCAAAGCGTTCGTTCAAGCCTGGGGCAAAGAGCCGATTCCGATGCGCGACGGCGGTAGTATTCCAATTGTGGCACTATTTCAGGATGTGCTCGGCTTAGATTCTGTGATGCTCGGCTTTGGTCTCGACGAAGATGCCATCCACTCGCCTAACGAAAGTTATGGCGTATTCAACTATATGAAAGGTATTGAGACCATCACGTGGTTTTATAAATATTTTGCAGAAACTAAATAA
- the pyrF gene encoding orotidine-5'-phosphate decarboxylase, whose amino-acid sequence MTKEALFEQIQQKQSFLCVGLDTDIKKIPTHLLNTEDPIFEFNKEIIDATKEFAVAYKPNIAFYEAMGAGGWASLEKTINYIPKDIFTIADAKRGDIGNTSSLYARAFFDNLNFDSVTVAPYMGSDSVKPFLEFKDKWVILLGVTSNEGGKDFQFLESEGKPLYQHVMETSSQWGTDQNMMYVVGATRPEYLQDIRKIIPDHFLLVPGVGAQGGDLQAVCENGMNDQCGLLINSTRGIIYASSGKDFAEAAHNEAKKLQAEMAPFVETLK is encoded by the coding sequence ATGACAAAAGAGGCGCTATTCGAACAAATCCAACAGAAGCAATCCTTTCTCTGTGTGGGTTTGGACACTGATATCAAAAAAATCCCCACTCACCTGCTAAACACAGAAGATCCCATCTTCGAATTCAATAAGGAAATTATCGATGCCACCAAAGAATTTGCCGTGGCCTACAAGCCCAACATTGCTTTTTACGAAGCCATGGGCGCAGGAGGGTGGGCATCACTGGAGAAAACGATCAATTATATTCCTAAAGATATTTTCACGATTGCAGATGCCAAGCGTGGTGATATCGGGAATACATCTTCACTATACGCCAGAGCGTTTTTCGACAATTTGAATTTCGACTCTGTGACGGTGGCACCCTATATGGGGTCCGATTCGGTAAAGCCTTTTCTAGAATTCAAAGACAAATGGGTCATCCTATTAGGTGTAACCTCTAACGAAGGAGGTAAAGATTTTCAATTTCTGGAATCAGAGGGCAAACCACTCTATCAGCATGTGATGGAAACTTCATCTCAATGGGGTACCGATCAAAACATGATGTATGTAGTAGGTGCCACACGACCAGAATATCTGCAAGACATACGAAAAATCATCCCTGATCATTTTCTATTGGTTCCTGGAGTTGGTGCACAAGGTGGAGATCTTCAAGCTGTTTGTGAAAATGGTATGAATGATCAATGTGGTCTACTGATTAACTCAACACGAGGAATTATATATGCCTCTTCGGGTAAAGATTTTGCTGAAGCAGCACATAATGAAGCGAAAAAACTGCAAGCCGAGATGGCGCCTTTTGTTGAAACTTTAAAGTAA
- a CDS encoding radical SAM protein: MRLIKHPVLCNYYVTYRCNAKCGFCDIWEKPSPYVTLDNVRENLSALKKLGVKVIDFTGGEPLLHQQIDQFFVLAKEMGFITTLTTNALLYPKFAERLKGKVDMLHFSLDTADKEKHDTMRGVACFDFVMESITLAKSLGERPDILFTVFEENKSDIQAVYEQICLPNDLVLILNPAFEYNQVGDSLSSETLDELEHWGKKKNVFLNQAFVELRRDGGNHVADSVCKAASTTLVISPENELILPCYHLGERSFPIQGNLESLYHSTEVQRQIATEGKLPACEGCTINCYMQPSFSVETSKYFWKSLPSTIKYNRIKKTWFKVLSFS; the protein is encoded by the coding sequence ATGAGACTTATCAAACATCCCGTCCTTTGCAATTATTATGTAACGTATCGCTGCAATGCCAAATGTGGGTTTTGTGATATATGGGAAAAACCATCCCCATATGTAACGCTGGATAACGTACGTGAAAACCTATCGGCACTTAAAAAACTCGGGGTGAAAGTCATCGACTTTACAGGTGGTGAACCGCTCTTGCATCAGCAGATCGATCAGTTTTTCGTGCTGGCCAAAGAGATGGGCTTTATTACCACCCTTACCACTAATGCCTTGCTTTACCCAAAATTTGCCGAACGGCTCAAAGGCAAAGTGGATATGCTACATTTTAGTTTGGACACGGCCGACAAAGAAAAACATGACACCATGCGTGGGGTAGCTTGTTTTGACTTTGTGATGGAGTCGATTACGCTTGCAAAATCATTAGGTGAGCGACCGGATATTTTGTTTACTGTATTCGAGGAAAATAAGTCGGACATCCAGGCCGTCTATGAGCAGATCTGTCTACCCAACGATTTGGTGCTTATTCTCAACCCGGCCTTTGAGTACAATCAAGTTGGCGACAGCCTTTCATCTGAAACGCTTGATGAATTAGAGCATTGGGGCAAAAAGAAAAATGTATTCCTCAATCAGGCTTTTGTGGAGCTGAGAAGGGATGGTGGCAACCATGTAGCTGATTCGGTCTGTAAAGCAGCTAGTACCACACTAGTGATTAGCCCGGAGAATGAATTGATTTTGCCTTGTTATCATTTGGGTGAAAGATCATTTCCCATTCAGGGAAATTTAGAATCTCTCTATCATTCCACGGAAGTGCAGCGCCAAATTGCTACTGAAGGCAAGCTCCCCGCCTGCGAAGGCTGCACGATCAACTGCTATATGCAGCCGTCATTCTCTGTCGAAACCAGCAAGTACTTTTGGAAGTCTTTGCCAAGTACTATCAAGTACAATAGGATAAAAAAGACCTGGTTTAAAGTGCTAAGTTTTTCTTGA
- a CDS encoding ABC transporter ATP-binding protein, translated as MIAFNLNKKFYSSHKEVDIRVNAQLEEGKITAIYGKSGAGKTSVLRMLAGLLKPDKGMITVGNDSWYDHKKNHQTKPNKRNIGMVFQDYALFPNMSVLKNIQYGLNSDRNEELVNRIIEISDLGNLLNRMPSQLSGGQQQRVALARAIVRKPRLLLLDEPLSALDTSMRTKLQEEILAMQNLIQTTIVLVSHHLPEVFKLADHVLVMDEGQLIQQGTPSEVFMNDGETQLTGELISSKKEGDQTILKLMVEGKVVSVQLPK; from the coding sequence ATGATTGCTTTCAATCTAAATAAGAAATTTTATTCCTCCCATAAGGAAGTCGACATCCGGGTCAACGCCCAACTGGAAGAGGGGAAAATAACGGCTATCTATGGAAAATCGGGTGCTGGAAAAACAAGTGTTTTGAGAATGTTAGCAGGATTGTTAAAACCTGACAAGGGAATGATCACCGTAGGAAATGACTCCTGGTATGATCATAAAAAAAACCACCAGACAAAGCCAAATAAAAGAAATATCGGAATGGTTTTTCAAGACTATGCACTCTTCCCTAATATGAGTGTATTGAAAAACATTCAGTATGGTTTAAATAGTGACCGAAATGAGGAATTAGTCAATCGTATTATCGAAATTTCTGATTTAGGCAATTTACTAAATCGTATGCCTTCGCAATTATCCGGAGGACAACAACAGCGGGTAGCACTTGCCAGGGCTATAGTTAGGAAACCAAGATTATTGCTGCTGGACGAACCACTTTCTGCACTTGATACCAGCATGCGCACAAAACTTCAAGAAGAAATTCTTGCTATGCAAAATCTGATACAAACCACAATAGTCTTAGTCAGTCATCATTTACCTGAAGTTTTTAAACTAGCAGACCATGTGTTGGTCATGGATGAAGGTCAGTTGATCCAACAAGGAACTCCTTCAGAAGTATTTATGAATGATGGCGAAACCCAACTTACCGGAGAGTTGATTTCCAGTAAAAAAGAAGGCGATCAAACCATATTAAAACTCATGGTTGAAGGAAAAGTAGTCAGTGTCCAACTTCCTAAATAG